One genomic region from Egicoccus sp. AB-alg6-2 encodes:
- a CDS encoding flavin-containing monooxygenase, with the protein MTGSAHHEVVVVGAGPAGLATAACLARRGIGGVVVDKASSVGAAWRSRYDRLHLHTPRVQSALPGMRIPRSAGRWVSRDDFVAYLEAYAERHHIRPWFDVEVERLERAGDHWEVTTSAGTFEAEVVVLATGYNGAPFVPSWPGRETFTGTLVHASTYRTGAAFAGRDVLVVGSGNTGAEIAVDLVEQGAGRVLLAIRSAPHVVPRTVAGVPTTLLGIPNQFAPPALADPVNRALQRLTVGDLTPYGLPSPEDGLVTRFRASDVVPIIDVGLVAQLRAGRIEPVAAVAGFEPDAVLLENGTRVEVDAVVAATGYRTGLAPLVGHLGILDTRGRPTFRSGTTHPAAPDLHLVGLRNPLIGLLNAIRRDAERVARAVADSRHEGRPGRTHRRWGSRRQSAEP; encoded by the coding sequence GGCGTCGTCGGTGGGCGCGGCCTGGCGATCCCGCTACGACCGCCTGCACCTGCACACCCCCCGCGTGCAGTCCGCACTGCCCGGCATGCGGATCCCACGCTCGGCCGGACGGTGGGTGTCACGTGACGACTTCGTCGCCTACCTCGAGGCGTATGCGGAGCGCCACCACATCCGCCCGTGGTTCGACGTCGAGGTGGAGCGTCTCGAGCGGGCCGGTGACCACTGGGAGGTGACCACGTCGGCGGGCACGTTCGAGGCCGAGGTGGTCGTGCTGGCCACGGGCTACAACGGCGCGCCGTTCGTCCCCTCGTGGCCGGGTCGCGAGACGTTCACCGGCACGCTCGTGCACGCCTCCACCTACCGGACCGGGGCGGCGTTCGCCGGGCGTGACGTGCTCGTCGTCGGTTCGGGCAACACCGGCGCGGAGATCGCCGTCGACCTCGTCGAACAGGGTGCGGGACGCGTCCTACTCGCCATCCGGTCGGCACCGCACGTGGTGCCCCGCACCGTGGCCGGCGTCCCGACCACCCTGCTCGGCATACCCAATCAGTTCGCCCCGCCGGCGCTCGCCGACCCCGTCAACCGTGCCCTGCAACGGCTCACCGTCGGCGACCTGACGCCTTACGGCCTGCCGTCGCCCGAGGACGGTCTCGTGACCCGGTTCCGGGCCAGCGACGTGGTCCCGATCATCGACGTCGGCCTCGTCGCGCAGCTCAGGGCCGGACGGATCGAGCCGGTCGCCGCGGTCGCAGGTTTCGAGCCCGACGCGGTGCTGCTGGAAAACGGCACCCGCGTCGAGGTCGACGCCGTCGTTGCGGCCACCGGCTATCGCACCGGACTCGCACCCCTGGTCGGCCACCTCGGCATCCTCGACACACGCGGGCGGCCGACGTTCCGTTCGGGGACCACCCATCCAGCCGCGCCGGACCTGCACTTGGTCGGCTTGCGGAACCCGCTCATCGGGCTCCTCAACGCCATTCGCCGCGACGCCGAACGCGTCGCACGCGCCGTCGCGGACTCACGGCACGAGGGACGTCCCGGCCGCACGCACCGTCGATGGGGGAGCAGGCGTCAGTCGGCCGAGCCCTGA
- a CDS encoding N-acetyltransferase family protein, producing MRTRHRAEQRPDGPALRALRRPPRWDRGHGGALLRRVHELLAVDGHAGAMLWLAAGNERSIGFYAHHGWVLDGATQREEVAGATFDEVRMVRPLVAQGSAD from the coding sequence GTGCGGACCCGCCATCGCGCCGAGCAACGACCTGACGGGCCAGCTCTACGTGCTCTACGCCGACCCCCGCGCTGGGACCGGGGTCACGGCGGCGCCCTGCTGCGCCGTGTCCACGAGCTGCTCGCGGTCGACGGACACGCCGGCGCCATGCTGTGGCTGGCGGCGGGGAACGAGCGCTCGATCGGGTTCTACGCCCACCACGGTTGGGTGCTGGACGGCGCGACGCAGCGTGAGGAGGTGGCTGGCGCAACGTTCGACGAGGTCCGGATGGTGCGACCCCTCGTCGCTCAGGGCTCGGCCGACTGA